A single Cryptococcus deuterogattii R265 chromosome 2, complete sequence DNA region contains:
- a CDS encoding delayed-type hypersensitivity antigen produces MFSSTTVTFLFGILLSLPAIYADTPWLGCVLTTAANGAASISSRQSDSATCVSSCGDSNYPYAFYVDGIIVGNNCYCVSEANYINAVNYVAPSGSSTDCIAIVQAASYATSSTFSYDNCYAPTGLVSALINTVTGVLGTTVSSPRACFELCASTSAAYYTPYLLGSNTLSPRYGCSCGDETTVSGSPSYCGLGSFYAYSHPAAAAASGLSRRKLANERIQAQRRSEMIRERQWDCPTGMNACNVNGVVNSWECVDSTSDIESCGGCTYGDYSPSGNSSESTGVDCTALPGVLRGSVTCSNGQCEAFACKRGWTLRDGECTKSVTLYL; encoded by the exons ATGTTCTCGTCCACCACTGTGACTTTTCTTTTCGGCATcctgctctctcttccagctATTTACGCAGACACTCCTTGGCTTGGTTGTGTCCTTACTACTGCTGCTAATGGTGCTGCAAGCATAAGCAGTAGACAGAGTGACAGTGCCACTTGTGTC TCTTCCTGTGGTGACAGCAACTACCCTTATGCCTTCTATGTTGATGGGATCATCGTCGGTAATAACTGCTATTGTGTTTCCGAGGCCAACTACATCAACGCCGTCAACTATGTCGCACCTAGTGGTTCCTCTACCGATTGTATCGCCATTGTCCAGGCTGCC AGTTATGCTACTTCATCCACTTTCTCCTATGACAACTGCTACGCTCCCACCGGCCTTGTATCCGCTTTGATCAACACTGTCACAGGCGTCCTCGGTACCACGgtctcctctcctcgagCTTGCTTCGAGCTCTGCGCTAGCACCTCGGCCGCTTACTACACTCCTTATCTCTTGGGTAGCAACACCCTCTCCCCTCGATACGGATGCTCTTGCGGTGACGAAACCACAGTTTCTGGCTCTCCCTCCTATTGCGGTCTCGGTTCTTTCTATGCTTACAGTCACCCTGCCGCAGCGGCTGCCAGTGGTCTTTCCCGAAGGAAGCTTGCCAACGAAAGGATTCAAGCACAAAGAAGGTCCGAGATGATCAGGGAGAGGCAGTGGGACTGTCCGACTGGCATGAACGCCTGTAATGTCAACGGCGTAGTCAACTCCTGGGAA TGTGTTGACTCTACTTCCGATATCGAATCATGTGGCGGATGCACTTATGGCGACTATAGTCCCAGCGGTAACTCTTCTGAATCTACTGGTGTTGA CTGTACTGCACTCCCTGGTGTGCTCCGAGGCTCCGTCACCTGTTCCAACGGTCAATGTGAAGCCTTTGCGTGTAAACGCGGATGGACCCTTCGAGACGGCGAGTGTACGAAGTCTGTCACTCTCTACCTGTAA
- a CDS encoding ubiquitin-protein ligase E3 C, with protein MFDPAFLLSNSKSNNVNLSTSTSTSSSDLLSSVRAERLAREEKRHQELAAIEIQKVWRGRKVARDLRERILEDLERRLGKEEGLNVEKAGREMVVLLRDVNNKKGTDRKQLVSAHWCDLGLQIKDGRPSLVEPLNRDPGWGRILGLLSIRLLHVVDCNPTTVHVPSILSGLEAIANPSSYTGFPTQLASTARHEWLESILNNQWVDILVSILSKIISASLPKKKHPSISPIIRLLASPLSAASPSQLAPILTPIVNQLLAIPNLPSSLPLQALTYLSANFHIFDILIPFASQNYQILTEGRLSDELGKTYFLSNLVTFGISGQLLSRSGIHGVAAWMSVVGNILSQMQDGWGKWIEGMTQDEDVIMEPIMEGSDDEIPDDTVVMPSRKPSRPRRLPLPQAICSKLVLLSTPSHISVLTQYIISPPRGAPATLLTDFSSFFLGMLTAYRGSPKWEAVIDSLVDGKKGLALMKSIWRDGVRGKWEGTEDRSAWEQFSDNPDAPCLLLLTHMYCHYLLLTPDDEFFSPARNPFNIDEILQLAAIWRDLAYWGYISGVPSPGVAANGKGRDKRGNEEARTLFTKGVTRVVERNARRQFASSDFWIMKTQMDMQGFVEAAVYEDAELSGLNDEEREVTSDTLPRWARARQRYSKRQMAYISPRLGLLNNLPMAVPFETRVQVFQMFIEADKAKLGIEYHGRTFRSSAKIRRDHVAQDGFDELSNLGPALKGRVDITFVDKYGITEAGIDGGGLYKEFLTILSKEVFDSNRGLWLTTDQNELYPNPHSYASESHNLSWYRFIGQVLGKAIYDGILVDVTFAAFFLAKWLGRQSYLDDLASLDKDLYKGLIILKNDPKPEDMALTFSTTIEEFGVQRQIDLIPGGSEIPVTAENRHEYIQLVCKYKLDKQIAAQSKAFFIGLSDLLDSKWLRMFDQQELQQLIGGEEKPIDLKDLKAHCNFDGFPNDVTPALFWKVIQGFTEEQKRALLRFVTSCSRPPLLGFSQLNPQFGVRFNGGDMDRLPSASACFNLLKLPGYTTEATLRAKLLQAINSGAGFDMS; from the exons ATGTTCGATCCAGCCTTCCTTTTGTCTAACTCGAAGAGCAACAATGTCAACCTCTCAACCAGCACGTCCACAAGCTCGTCGGACTTACTAAGCTCTGTCCGGGCAGAACGGCTCgctcgagaagaaaagcGTCATCAGGAATTGGCGGCCATCGAAATACAAAAGgtatggagaggaaggaaggtagCAAGGGACTTAAGAGAAAGGATATTGGAGGACCTGGAGAGAAGgctgggaaaagaagaaggactCAATGTTGAAAAGGcggggagagagatggtggTACTGTTGAGGGATGTCAATAACAAAAAGGGCACAGATAGAAAACAGCTGGTGTCAGCCCATTGGTGCGATCTCGGTCTCCAGATAAAAG ATGGAAGACCGAGTCTCGTTGAACCATTGAATCGTGACCCCGGGTGGGGTCGTATACTAGGTCTTCTTAGTATAAGGCTATTGCACGTAGTAGATTGCAATCCAAC CACTGTACATGTCCCCTCTATATTATCCGGGTTAGAGGCAATTGCCAACCCGTCCTCTTACACCGGATTCCCGACCCAGCTGGCCAGTACAGCTCGACATGAGTGGTTAGAATCTATTCTTAATAACCAGTGGGTCGATATACTCGTGTCTATCCTGTCGAAAATAATATCAGCAAGT TtaccgaagaagaaacatCCTTCTATCTCCCCCATAATTAGGCTTCTTGCTTCCCCGTTGTCCgcagcttctccttctcagctCGCTCCCATCCTCACACCAATAGTCAACCAACTGCTTGCCATTCCCaatcttccctcttccttacCCTTACAAGCCTTGACATATTTATCAGCCAATTTCCATATTTTCGACATTCTGATTCCGTTTGCATCACAAAACTACCAGATTCTGACTGAAGGTCGCTTGTCCGATGAGCTGGGCAAGACTTATTTCCTCAGCAATCTGGTGACATTTGGAATATCTGGCCAGCTGCTTTCTCGAAGCGGTATCCATGGTGTCGCCGCTTGGATGAGCGTCGTTGGAAATATTTTAAGCCAAATGCAGGATGGCTGGGGGAAATGGATTGAGGGGATGACacaagatgaagacgtAATCATGGAGCCGATCATGGAAggcagtgatgatgagataCCTGATGATACGGTTGTTATGCCCTCGCGTAAACCATCCCGTCCTCGAAGATTACCACTCCCTCAGGCGATTTGTTCAAAGCTCGTGCTTTTGTCAACTCCGTCTCACATCTCGGTTTTGACTCAGTATATCATTTCCCCTCCAAGAGGTGCACCCGCAACTCTTCTGACCgatttctcttccttttttctggGGATGCTGACCGCTTATCGAGGTAGTCCGAAGTGGGAAGCTGTAATAGATTCCCTTGTGGATGGGAAAAAGGGATTGGCATTGATGAAAAGTATTTGGAGAGACGGTGTAAGAGGCAAATGGGAAGGTACTGAGGATCGTTCTGCTTGGGAACAGTTCTCAGACA ATCCAGACGCACCATGCCTCCTCCTATTGACTCACATGTACTGCCACTACCTTCTCCTCACGCCCGATGATGAATTTTTCTCTCCTGCTCGCAACCCGTTCAACATTGACGAAATATTACAACTCGCAGCTATCTGGAGGGATCTTGCCTATTGGGGTTATATCAGTGGAGTCCCATCTCCTGGAGTAGCTGCAAATGGTAAAGGAAGGGACAAGAGAGGGAATGAAGAGGCCAGAACACTGTTCACCAAGGGAGTTACTCGCGTCGTCGAAAGGAA TGCAAGACGACAATTCGCGAGTTCCGACTTCTGGATCATGAAGACCCAAATGGATATGCAAGGCTTCGTTGAAGCAGCAGT CTATGAAGATGCTGAGCTTTCTGGTTTGaacgatgaagaaagagaagtcACCTCTGACACTCTGCCCCGCTGGGCTCGGGCGCGGCAGAGATATAGCAAGCGCCAGATGGCATACATCTCTCCGAGGCTGGGCCTACTGAATAACTTACCTATGGCTGTCCCCTTCGAAACCAGAGTGCAAGTTTTCCAGATGTTCATCGA GGCGGATAAGGCAAAATTGGGCATTGAATATCACGGCAGAACGTTCAGGTCCTCGGCGAAAATCAGAAGAGACCATGTAGCTCAGGACGGGTTCGATGAACTGTCCAACTTGGGCCCGGCCTTGAAAGGGAGGGTCGATATAACTTTTGTCGATAAGTACGGGATTACTGAGGCGGGCATAGATGGCGGTGGGTTGTATAAAGAGTTCCTAACTAT TTTGTCGAAGGAGGTGTTCGATAGCAACCGAGGGCTGTGGCTTACGACCGATCAAAACGAACTTTATCCAAATCCGCATTCTTATGCGTCTGAGT CCCATAATCTGAGTTGGTATCGATTT ATCGGTCAGGTTTTGGGCAAAGCCATTTATGACGGAATTTTGGTAGATGTCACCTTTGCTGCATTCTTCT TGGCCAAATGGCTTGGAAGACAGTCTTATTTAGACGACCTCGCTTCTTTAGATAAAGATCTTTACAAGGGCCTTATCA ttttgaagaatgaTCCTAAACCGGAGGATATGGCGCTGACATTTTCCACTACTATTGAGG AATTCGGTGTCCAAAGGCAGATTGACCTCATACCTGGAGGCTCCGAGATACCTGTCACAGCAGAAAACAGGCATGAAT ATATTCAGCTTGTCTGTAAATACAAGCTAGACAAACAAATCGCAGCCCAAAGCAAAGCTTTCTTCATTGGTCTCTCTGATCTTCTTGATTCAAAAT GGCTACGCATGTTCGATCAGCAAGAACTCCAGCAACTGATCGGAGGCGAAGAG AAACCTATCGATCTCAAGGATCTCAAAGCTCACTGCAACTTTGATGGATTTCCGAATGATGTTACTCCAGCCCTCTTTTGGAAGGTCATTCAAGGATTCActgaagagcaaaagaggGCCCTGTTGCGTTTCGTAACGAGTTGTTCTAGACCTCCGCT ACTTGGATTCTCGCAGCTGAACCCTCAATTTGGAGTGCGGTTTAACGGAGGGGACATGGACAGATTGCCGTCGGCGT CTGCCTGTTTCAACCTTCTGAAACTGCCAGGGTATACC ACTGAGGCGACTTTGAGAGCTAAACTTCTGCAGGCCATCAACTCCGGAGCAGGATTCGATATGTCGTAA